The DNA sequence GGTAATCATGGCGTTTACAAGCAAACTGAAGGACGCGCATACTACTGTGTTTCCTTCTTCTGAAATGCTGGGGAAATCAAAAACCTTCCCGGCAGCTTTGGAATGGGTAAAAGAAGGACTGGTTGTCACCAAAAGTTTTGACTCTTCCCTAAAGGCTGGAGATCTTATACTAAAAATGGGCGGGAGTTCTCCTGAGGAATTGAATGAAAAGTTGAGCAAGCTGATTTCTGCAGAAAATGAATATTGGGAGAAAAAAACCAGCTTAGCATTGCTGCACTACGAAATCTTTCTTAAAGAAGCATCAATCGCTGAAAAGGACGATACAGTCAAAGCAACGATTGAACGAGATGGAAAACAGCTTAAGGCTGAAGTGAAATTATTAGAAAACAATTACAGCACCACTGGCCAATCAAAAGAATGGTTCAACTGGGAGATCCAGCAAGATCGGAATATAGCATATTTCAATCTGGACACATGCTTAGATACAATAGGCTATCAGTCTGCAGTAGACTCTTTTTTTCAGGAAACAGTTGAAAAAGGTATTGATAACATCGTTATTGACCTGAGGGGTAATGCTGGTGGAGATACGGACGTGACAAATAGTTTTCTCAAGCATCTTCCTGCTGCGAATATTCAAAGTATAGGATATATAACGAAGTACTCTAGCGAAGCGGCAAAAAAATATAGCTACAGACGGACTAAAGGTATGCCGAACATACCCTCAAGCAAAGTTGAAAATTTACAGGAGCCTCCTATATTCACTGGCAAGATTTATATTGCTTCAGATAGCGGCACATTCAGCTCTGCTGCTCAATTTGCAGTTATACTTCAGGACAACAATCTGGCTGAAGTCATCGGTGAACCTCCAGGCGGAAATCCGGAAGGCTTTGGCGATTATATTATCTTGAGCCTTCCATACAGCAAATTTGACCTAGGAGTTTCCCACAAGGAGTATTTCAGGCCCAATCCTGAAAAAAGCCATATCCCTTACATTGAACCAGATATATTGATAGAAAAAACAAGGAAAGATATCATCTCCGGACGGGATGGCCAGCTTGAACGGATTTTGGATTATGTAGAAAAGAATGGGCAGAGTTAACAAGAAGATTTGCGTAGAAAAAAAGTGAAAAGGACCTTCTCAAAAGGTCCTTTTCATCTGGCCATATAAAGAAGCAAAGCAACCGCAATATTCGGAAGTCCTATTAAAATAGAGGCAGCCGCTGTTCTTCTGCGCTTTTTTCTCTGCTCCGGAGGTTCTTCCACATGCAAATCAGCTTTGTACCTATGGGGTCCCATAATGATGCCTGAAATAAGAATGGATATTCCCAGGAAGAGCAGTCCAAGGGCTCCGGTCACCAAATGGGCATATTCCAAAATCTCTAATAATAACGAAGCTATAACACCAAGGATGGATATGAAAATCCCTATCAATAAATATTTCAAGCTGTTTCCCCCTTTTCCTTAGTTATAATACGAATCAGGCATCCATTCGGTTTCAGTTTATAGAAAATTCGAAATCATTAACTTTCTTTTTGGATTAACATTAGAGCTGAGGCAAGTTCCCTCTGTGTCAATGGTAATCTCCTTTTTGTCTCTTCATTTCCCAATACTGCATCTTCCGCAAAAAAAGCTGCGAAAGGTTGCCGCTGTCTTCTAGGAATCACATGAAGGTGAAAATGGTTCAGGTCATTGAAGATTCCTCTTTTTTGGCAAAGAGTAATACCGTCAGGTTTATAGAGCCGCTTTATCACTGTTGACAAATGCTGGGCAGCTCGAAAAACAGCCACGGCTGATTCTTCATCCAGATCAGTCAATTCTTCTGCATGCTTTTTGGGCAGAATCAGAACATGCCCCTCCCCGAATGGATCATGATCCAAGATACAGGAAATCAGGTTGTTTTCATATATTATAAAAACCGGCTCACTCTTGTGTGCCAGCCGGCATCCAAGACAATCATCCATAAACACCAGGGTCCCCCATTTTTCTTACAGTTATTGTCTCTATACACCTATCCAAATATTAACATATTTCTCAGCGAATGTTATAATACTCACTAAACATCTGAAAATAGTAATTCCGATTTTAGCGCGAATCATGCCTATTAAACTAATAAAATGAAAATAACTGTCGCCGGAGGTCCTTATGAGCTATAAAATTATATTTTTCGATGTGGATGGGACAATCACCCATCATGAAGACGGAAGCATTTCAGATAAGATGAAGGAAACGATATTTAAGCTGAAAGAGCAAGGGATCAAGGTTGCTGCTGCGACCGGCAGGCCCTTGTCATTGTGCAGGGAGATTGAGGAGCTTGGCATTGATACATTTGTGACTGCAAACGGCGGATATGTTAAGCACCGTGATCAGGTCATCCATAAGGTAACGCTTGATCCGCAGGTCATCCGCGATGTGGCTGCCTTTTCCCTAGCAGAAAACCATGGTTTATCCTACTTTACGGAAGAATTCAGCACCAATGGCGTACAAAGCGAAGAAATTCTAAAGACACTGAAGGAGACGCTGGCCTTCACAGATTATCCTCCCTTCTATGAAAATATCCATGAACAGGAAGTCTATTTAATGTGCCTGTATGCAAACGAAGAAATGATGGAAAAATACATTCGCGCTTTCCCCGATCTTTCTTTTCAAAGATGGCATCCGTTTATAGCAAATGTGCTCCAGAAGGAAGTTTCCAAGTCTTTAGCCATCATGAAAGTGCTTGAATTCTTTGAGATTGAGCCATCAGAGATGGTTGCTTTCGGAGATGGAAACAATGATATCGATATGCTTGAACTGGCCGGTCTCGGGATAGCAATGGGGAATGGAACTGATGAGCTAAAAGCCATTTCTGATTTTGTCACCCGCAAATCCAGTGAGGATGGCATCGGATACGCTTTAAAAAAATTTGGGATGCTGGAGTGAATTTGAAAAATAATCTTGCCTTCAAACAGCATTCAGCCGTTAAAATGAACCCTGGATTCTATAATCTAGGGTTCTTTGAATCAGGCACTATATGATAAAATTCTTTAAACCAATCGGCAAACTTTTCGAGACCCTCGTCAATGGTGGTTACAGGCTTGTAGTTAATCAGTTTCTCCAGATCATCAACTTTGGCATACGTCTCCTGTACGTCCCCCGGCTGCATAGGCTTGAAGATCTTAATTGCCGGGATGCCCAATTTGTCTTCAAGAACCCTGATGAATTCTTTCAGCTCAACAGGCTGGCTATTGCCAATATTATAAATACTGAACGGCAAAGACTTCTCCGGTCTTCTCTCCATCAGCCGCCAAATTGATTCTGTTACATCATCCACATAGGTGAAATCTCTCTTCATATTGCCATAATTGTAAACTTCGATCGGCTCTTTTTTGACTATTTTCTCGGCAAATCTGAAATACGCCATATCCGGCCTTCCCCAAGGGCCATAAACAGTAAAAAACCTGAGGCCGGTTGCAGGAACTTTATATAGATGGCTGTATGTGTATGCCATTAGCTCATTGGCTTTCTTCGTCGCTGCATATAAACTTACAGGCTCGTCTGTCCGATCCTCCACTGAAAAGGGGATGGTTTTGTTATTTCCATAAACTGAACTGGAGGAAGCGTAAAGCAGGTGGTCAATTTTATATTTACGGCAGCATTCTAATATATTCATAAATCCAGTCACATTTGATTGGATATAGGCATGTGGATTTAACAGACTGTAGCGGACGCCCGCCTGGGCTGCGAGGTGAACGACGATTCGAGGCTCATGCTGTGTAAAAAGAGATTCAAGCAGCCTTTGGTCTTCAAGTGATCCTTTTGTAAAATAAAAACCAGAATAGTTATTTAATAATTGGAGTCTTGAATATTTCAGATCCTGATCATAATAGTCATTTATAGTGTCCAGGCCAAGTACGGGGAGGCCTTTTTCGAGCAGCTTTTTTGATAAATGAAAGCCAATGAATCCTGCACAGCCAGTAATAAAAATAGGATTTTTCTTCTGATGCACCCTTCAGACTCCTTTCCTTCATGCTTTAAAATGAACTTATGCCGACCCCTTTATAAATAAAACCCGCTCTTTTCATAGCTGAAGGGTCCAGGGCATTGCGTCCATCAAATAAATGGCTTCCTGACGCAAGCACTTTCGCCTTTTCCCAATCCATTTCTACTATTTCGTTCCACTCGGTAACAACCAGAATCGCTTCTGCGTTTTTCACTGCTGCTAAAGGCGAAGAGGCATAAAGAATATCAGGATAGATTTTTTTCATATTTTCTGTTCCTTTTGGATCAAAAGCTGTTATGATAGCTTTCTTATGCAGGAGGAAATCTATTATTCTAAGCGAGGATGCTTCCCTGATGTCATCAGTTTGAGGTTTAAAAGTGAGGCCGAGCAGAGCGATTTGTTTCCCTTCTAATGGTCCAAGAGCATCTGTAACCTTTTCCAGGAACCATTCAGCCTGGGTATCGTTAACATTTGAAACAGCCGTAAGAATATCCATAGGGGTTTTCTTTTCCGAGGCCATGGCAAGCAAAGCCTTTAAGTCCTTTGGAAAGCAGGAACCACCGTATCCTATCCCCGCTCTAAGAAACTGCGGGCCAATCCGGCTGTCAAGACCCATTCCTTTTGCGACCTCATTAATGTTTGCCCCTGTTTTTTCGCATAGCCGTGCCAGTTCATTGATAAAGGATATTTTTGCAGCTAAAAACGCGTTCGAAGCATATTTAATCATTTCCGCGTCTCTTACTGATGTAAATAAAATAGTTGAGGAAACATCTTTATATAATCTTTCCATTGCTTTTTGGCATGGGCCCGGCTCGCATCCTATTACTATTCTTTCAGGATGGAGGGCATCCTCTAAAGCCTTCCCCTCTCTCAGGAACTCAGGATTTGAGACAAGGTCAAAAGGAATTTTTTTATCTTTTTCTGCAATCGCACTCCCTATTATTTTTTTGATATGGTCACCGGTGCCTACAGGAACGGTACTCTTAATGACAATAATTTTATAATCGTTCAGAAGTCCCCCAATCGACCTGGCAGCAGCCTCCACATAGGATAAATCGGCTTCTCCTTGAGGCGACGATGGTGTGCCGACTGCAATAAAAATATAATCACTTTTCCTTATACATTCTTCTAAATCACCTGTGAATAGTAGATTCCCATTTAGCTGAAGCTGCTGGAACTCGTTTTCTAACCCATCTTCATAAAAGGGAAGTCTATTCTGCTTCATCATGCTGATTTTTGTGGGATCCTGATCCATTACGAACACTTTGTGGCCGTATTTGGCAAATGCCACACTTGTCGTAATTCCGACATAGCCGGCTCCAATTACTCCTATATTCATCTTTTCACCCCGAATCCACTTCTGTCATTGCATTCCAGAAAGGTAATTTTCTATAAACTATGGCAGCCGGTACAGACTTGCAACCGTCAAAAACCCAGCAGAATGCAAACTCTAATGTGATTGATCTTCGAGGGCAAGCTTTCTGAGATAGCTTGAAATCTCTGCTTTCAGATCTTCCCGCTCTAACGCAAAATCGATCGTTGCCCTGATAAAGCCTGCCTTTGTTCCGATATCATATCGCTGCCCCTGGAAGCCGCAGGCTAGGACTGTTTCTGATTTATTTAAAATGTTCAGTGCATCTGTCAGCTGAATTTCCCCGCCAGAGCCTGGCGGTAAATCTTTAAGAATGCTGAAAATTCCTGGCGTTAAAATATATCGGCCCATAATAGCCAGCCTGGAAGGAGCCAATTTCTTTTTTGGCTTTTCTACCAATGCTTCTATATTGAACACATCTTGCTCTAAATTTCTGTTTATCGGTTTGATGATTCCATATTTTGACACATCCTCTTCAGCTACCTGCTGTACTCCTGCAACAGAACAATGATGGAGGTCAAAAACTTCTATAAGCTGCCGCAGGCAGGGTATCCTGGATTTGACAATATCATCACCGAGGAGGACAGCAAACGGTTCGTTGTTAACAAAACTTCTTGCACAGTAGATAGCATCGCCGAGTCCTTTCGGTTCTTTTTGGCGGATATAATGAATATTGGCCAGCTGGGATATTTTTTGGACCTCTTTTAACAGGCTTTGCTTGTTTTTTTTATAAAGGGTTTCTTCAAGCTCATAGGACTTATCAAAATGGTCTTCAATTGAACGCTTGCTCCGTCCGCTGATGATAATAATATCCTCTATTCCTGACAGCACCGCTTCTTCGACAATATATTGGATGGCCGGTTTGTCCACGATCGGAAGCATTTCCTTTGGCAATGCTTTTGTTGCAGGGAGGAATCTTGTTCCAAGTCCGGCAGCCGGTATGATTGCTTTTCTAATTTTCACCTGTCCTTCTCCTTTCCTAAGAATCTCATCATACTTGTTAACTATTTCTATGACAAAACAGACTAATGCGCATGTGGGATAGCACAGGTGTACAAAATATTGGTGAATATTCTAAAAAAACGGGGGAGCTGTCCTATACAAAAGTCTTTTAAAATCATAATTTAGTAAAAAGTACTCTCCCTTCAAATGACCCTGCTTTAATCCAACAAAGCTAAAATTCCGGCCAGGAGCTTATTACAGAAACTCTTTCGTTATTAATTTTGAGGGAAACTGCTTTTTAATTTTAGGAGGGATAGCGTGGAAAGGATAGAAATTGTCCCATGGGAAGTAACTGATTCCATGCATGAATTTTTTGTTCCAGAATATATTAACGAGCTTGCTGCCGAAGTTCTCAAATCCTACGACCTTTCCGTTCAGAGCATTACGGTGGTCACAACGAAGCCGGATAAAGGCGGAGCCATATGGAAGCTTGAAACCGGCTCTGGCCCGAAAAGCTTAAAGCTTTTGCACCGAAGACCCACAAGGAGCCTTTTCAGCCTCGGAGCCCAGGAGTACTTGGTTGATGTCCAGGATGCCAGGGTCCCGCCCATCTATAAAACAAAGGAAGGGCATAACTATGTTGAAGCAGGAGGAAAGCTCTGGTTTGCAGCTGAGTGGATAGAGCCCCTGGCGCCTGTTACCAAGGATTTGGAGGGTGCGAGGCAGCTTTGCTATGCACTTGGAGAGTTCCATCGCTTAAGTAAGGGATATACACCCCCTCCATCTGCTGAAATTGCTTCAAGAGTTTTAAAATGGCCGAAAAGCTACCAGAAAGTCCTCAACAAAATGGACTGGCTCCGAAATATAGCTGCTGCTTATAAAGAAATGCCGGCAAGCGAAAGTTTAAAAAACGCAGTCGGCCATTTTGAAGAACAGGCTAAGCAGGGAATAGAAAAACTAAAATCTTCAGCTTATGGCGATCTTGCAGCACATGGGAATGAGTTCTGGGGACTCGTGCATCAGGACTACGGCTGGTCTAATGGCCAAATGGGTTCTGGGGGGATGTGGATTATTGATCTTGACGGAGTTGCGTATGATTTGCCAATCCGCGATTTAAGAAAACTAATAACAGGTTCAATGGCAGATTTGTACAGATGGGATATTACTTGGGTAAGGGAAATGATCAAAGCCTATCACGAAGCATACCCAATATCTCCTGAACTATATGACCTGTTATTGATAGATCTTTCCATGCCTAATGAATTTTATAAGAATTTAAAGGAAGCAGTATATGAACCTGAATTATTCCTGAATGAACAAACAACACAGCTAATACAGACAATCCTGGACACAGACCAGACGAAATGGCCTGTGCTGGAGGAAATTCAAAATGACTGGAAGGGAGCCCAATCACTATGAAAATATTAATGATCTGTACGGAGAAACTTCCTGTTCCTCCAGTTCTGGGCGGGGCAATACAAACCTATATCTCCGGAGTCCTTCCTCATATAGGAAAACATCATGATATTACTGTCCTTGGAATCAGCGATCCTTCCCTTCCCGATCAGGAAACACTGGACGGCATTGATTATGTGCGGGTTCCCGGCAAATTATTTGACCTTTATCGTGACGGAGTAGTTGGCTATATAGAAAAAAATCAATTTGACCTGATCCACGTCTTTAACAGGCCCCGCCTGATCCTTCCCGTTCGAAAAGCGGCCCCTCAGGCTAAAATTACCTTGAGCATGCATAATGATATGTTCGGTCCTGATAAAATAGCCCCCGAAGAAGCTGCGGCAGCACTAGAAGAGATTTCAAATATTGTTACGGTCAGCAATTATATCGGAAATGTGATTAAGGATCTTTATCCTCAGGCTGCGCCAAAGCTGCAAACGATTTATTCAGGAGTAGATACCCAGCGCTTCCTGCCGGGAAATCATCCAAAAATGCAGAAAATCCGAAACGAACTCAGAAATGCTCATGGGCTTGAAAACAAAACCGTTCTTTTATTTGCCGGGCGGCTCAGCAACAACAAAGGTGTTGACAGGCTGGTCAGGGCGCTGCCACAACTTTCACAAAAATTTAAGGATCTGGCTTTAGTTATTGTCGGCAGCAATTGGTTCAGCCAAAACCATGTCACAGATTATGTCGCCTATGTCAGGGCATTGGCAAGTAAACTCCCGATACCTGTTGTGACAACAGGTTTTGTCGCACCGAGCGAAATTCATAATTGGTTTGCAGCCGCAGACATGTTCGTCTGTACTTCTCAATGGCAGGAGCCGCTTGCGCGGGTTCATTATGAAGCGATGGCTGCTGGCCTTCCTATTGTCACTACCGCACGGGGAGGCAATCCGGAAGTTATATTACCAGGTGAAAATGGCTTGATTGTTGAAAATCCTGAAGATCCTGACTGTTTTACAGAAAAAATTTCTAATATTCTTTCCAGCAAACCATTGATGAAGAAAATGGGGCAAAAAGGGAGAGAATTGGCAGTATCTCAATATGAATGGCCGAGGGTCGCCTCTGAGCTGCTTGGCATCTGGGAGAGAACAAAATTTACGACTTATGGTGCAGCACCAGAAGCAGGGACAATTCCGGTGGTTCAGGAAACTCCATCCAATACCTCAGTCAGGGAAATCACAAATTCTGCCCAAGATCGTAACGAAGCTGCACCCCTGACTGAGAAGACTTCCTTTGAAGATAAAAAAGAAAGGAAAAAACCTCTTAAAGAAATGCCGGTAAAACAGAAGCAGAAAAAACCCAGCCCTGAAAGTATGGATTCTGCCAAGAGTAAGCGAAGCAGCAGAGAACTGCTTAAGCTATTGCAGGATGAATCTATGAAAAAGGAAAAACATGATTCAATTTACAAACTAATAAGGAACAAAAAAGACAATATTTCAGAGGTGAACATGAAAGAGACAGTCAATGATGCCGTCTCCTCCGTAAATTCAAAAGCAGGCAAAGTAAATTCTGAACAGCCACATACAAAAGAGACAACAAAAAACGATAGGCTTAGGGGTATTGTCAGAGAATGGATCAGGGAATCCGCAAAAACGACCCTGGACCGTCTCAAGGAAGAACAAACAAAAAAAGAAAGAAGTACTAATCGAAAGTAAGAATAACTATATTGCCCGCCGTACTTAAAAGGCGGGCTATTTGGGTTGCATATATATGTAAATAGAAAAATCCTCCTTAGCAAAATATTAATGCTGCCAAGGAGGATTGCTTTCAATCTTAATTACATTACAATTCTTCAATCTTCTTTTGGATAGTAACAAAAACCGGACACCCAGCAGTAAGCAGCTGGGTCAGGCCAAGTTTTGTATGTCTAATATTATAGTGCCATTCGGTCAAGTATGAAAGTCTCAATGAGCTTACGTCTTCTGATTCGCTTGTTCTCTGCCTCATTTCCTGATGAGGCAGCTTCTGTATCAACAAGCTGAGCATCTTCGTCGTCTTCTTCATCATCTTCATCTTCATCTTCATCTTCATCGTCATCATCTTCATCTTCATCGTCATCATCATCTTCATCATCTTCATCTTCATCATCTTCATCTTCATCTTCGTCTTCGTCTTCATCTTCTTCTTCATCTTCGTCTTCATCTTCGTCTTCTTCTTCATCTTCGTCTTCGTCTTCTTCTTCTTCGTCTTCTTCCTCATCTTCTTCTGCTAAGTCTTCTCCTTCTTCACCATCTCTTTCAAATTCTGTCTCAGTTCCATCTTCAAATTCAACTTTTAAAGTGACTTCCCCGACAGCTTCATTGTTCATTGAACCTGACAGAAAGCTCAACACATCTTCATAGGTTGAGTTTTCATTCAGTTCAATTCCCTCCGTGAACTCGATCTTGATTTTGGCCTTTACAACTTCTTTAGACATTTCTCTTTCCTCCCTTGGAGCTTTCTTGTTTAATACCTATAAGCTTTTGAATATACATGTCCAAAATTGTCATCAGGGTTTCTGAATCCTTAGTATTAGAATATGTTTCTCTTAAAAACTTGATATAGGACAACTTTCTCATGTTGCGTCTTTATATAAAAATTGGGTAAATGCCCCTGCTGCCTAAGAGCTGACTTGCCAAAACAGAAGCATGAAAAAAAGCATCAAAATGATGCTGAGATTGGGTTCTATATTTTTTGGGAGGTTATTTCCCTTCTGAAGTATTCTCCAAGTATCAAAAACGAAGACTCTTTATAATACAATCACCTAAAAATTTGAGCCCCCATGATCCCTGTTGTCTCCCATCATATAATTGGAATCATCGCCAGGCTTGGCATGAGGATGTGTGACATTGGGCGGGTTATTATTTATTTTCTTTCGCCGCCAGTCGATCAGAAAGGCAAATCCAAGGACAAGGAATATGAAAATAAACAGAAACCAAATCATGATTCTCCTCCTTTTCCATAGTACTCCAGCGGGATTTTCAACTTGCCAATTATCAGTGTATGATCCTCATCCACTTCATATGACATCTTAATTAGTTTATTCTGGCTCTTTTCAGCGAGTTTCGAATCGTCTCTAAATTCTTTTCCCTCTTTATAAACATACGGTAAAACCCTGCTATAGACCTTTACGGCCACACCATCATAATCTTTTTGCGGTATTTCATAGCTAAATCCGGTGATGGCATAATCTGTACCTTCAATGATCGTATAATTTTCTGCAAACATGAGCCTTGGCAGGATGGATACAAGAATGATAAGCAGCAGAAGCACCGCTGCCATCCCAGGTATGCTTTTGTTTTTAAAGTATATTCCCGCAACCAGTGTGAACACAAAGACCATCAGAAAGTCGGGAACCAATGCTGCCATCTGCAGGTCCTGCCCTTCTGGTCCGATAAGAGCGAAGCCTGCCGCCGACAGAATGATCATGGCCAGTCTAATGAGGAGATACATTCCCGTAATTCCCAATAATGTTAAACAAAAAAAAGAGAGGATATAATGATAAGGACGCCCACTGGCATTCATCGCTAGACCTCCTTCTATCTGGCTTTTTCAAATACAATGAAGTGAAGAAAAGGTAAGCCTTCAAAACATCGACGCAAGCAGCAGCTCATTCTCTCTCATAAATTCCCTATGCTTCTCTGCCCCCCTCTTCTGCCCCCAGCCGACAGAACAAAATGCATCAAAGAACTTATAAAAAGGAAGGATGCTTTCCAGATCAATCATGGGACTTATGGTTTCATAGCCTTCTGTATAAGCCTGCCTGGAACCTTCATGACGTTCCCAGACATCCCGGTTTATCTTAGAAAAGTCCATTTCAGGAGATCCGGAACGGGCACTTTCAAAATCGATGATACCTGCCACATTATTGTCTTTCACCAGAATATTTCCCGGCCTGAAATCCATGTGGATGATACAAGGGCCATCAGGGGCGGGAAGTTCCTGCAAACTTTTATAAAAATGCTTCTGAGACATTTCAAGCAGACTATCAGGAAGCACCTTGGAGGCATGCAGGCCGAAATGTTCGAATGTCTCTCTGACCATTTCTCTCCACGCCTTAGGATCAAAGCAGGAATATGCCTTAGGAAGCGGCGCATTATGCAGCATTGCATGGTGCCTGCCAATCTTGAAGGCAAGATCCCCGTCCATACTCCGGGTGCATGGTTCGCCTTCGATTCCTTCAAGCAGCAGTGCACCTGCCATTTTTTCATCCCCTTCCCAATGATCAAGGACAGCAGGCACCGGGACATGTCCTCTTAATAATTGGAGCATTTCCAGTTCTCTTTCAAGCTTCTCCCTGGAAAATGGAATTTTCAAATATATCGTCTGTCCTCCATTAAGTACTAATTTGTACACAGTTGAACTGAAAGACTCGGGAACATTGCTGATTTGCTTTACACATATTTGAAATCGGTCAATATATTTCTGCATATATTCCATGGGTTCTCCTATTCTGCTATAAGCTTTTTACATAGCCTGTGCTTTTGGCCGCATAACCTGCGCTTAAATAAAACTGATGCGCTATTTCACGTTCTTCGCGGTTGCCGCTGTTCAGCACAATTCCTCCTGCGCCAAGCTTGACGGCCTTTTCCTCCATCTTAGCCAGGAGCATTTTACCTATGCCTGACCCGCGGAAATCTTTGTGTATGACTAGCGCAGTCACTCGTGCATACAGACTGTCCTGGGTATACAGATAGCCTGTGTGAAAGCCAATCATTCCCATTAAGCTGTCTTTCGATACTGCAGCTAAAGTATAATGATCAGCAAGTGTTTGAATCTTCTTAAATCGATCTGCCATCCTTTCGATCGATACTGGATAGCCGAGCTGCTCTATTAGTTCAGTCAGCTCCGGAATATCTTCATATCTGGCCTCCCTGATTTCCATTTTTATCTCCTTTTATGGTTGCTTTTGTTTTTACATTCGACTAAAGAATAGGAAAAACCTCTTAAAAAGTAATTTATTGTAAAATAAAAGCAGGGTCAGTGCCCTGCTTTTCCTTCCAGTTCAATCTTTATGTTTTTGCTGCTGAATATGG is a window from the Bacillus infantis NRRL B-14911 genome containing:
- a CDS encoding S41 family peptidase; translation: MKPQAVLTEDEMMNKEMLKPEDLLSPDVMKKDFDFMKTKIIEIHPDPKRNIDNWDKAVRDTEKKLERPLTAGEYAQVIMAFTSKLKDAHTTVFPSSEMLGKSKTFPAALEWVKEGLVVTKSFDSSLKAGDLILKMGGSSPEELNEKLSKLISAENEYWEKKTSLALLHYEIFLKEASIAEKDDTVKATIERDGKQLKAEVKLLENNYSTTGQSKEWFNWEIQQDRNIAYFNLDTCLDTIGYQSAVDSFFQETVEKGIDNIVIDLRGNAGGDTDVTNSFLKHLPAANIQSIGYITKYSSEAAKKYSYRRTKGMPNIPSSKVENLQEPPIFTGKIYIASDSGTFSSAAQFAVILQDNNLAEVIGEPPGGNPEGFGDYIILSLPYSKFDLGVSHKEYFRPNPEKSHIPYIEPDILIEKTRKDIISGRDGQLERILDYVEKNGQS
- a CDS encoding DUF5316 family protein, which gives rise to MKYLLIGIFISILGVIASLLLEILEYAHLVTGALGLLFLGISILISGIIMGPHRYKADLHVEEPPEQRKKRRRTAAASILIGLPNIAVALLLYMAR
- a CDS encoding HIT family protein, whose product is MDDCLGCRLAHKSEPVFIIYENNLISCILDHDPFGEGHVLILPKKHAEELTDLDEESAVAVFRAAQHLSTVIKRLYKPDGITLCQKRGIFNDLNHFHLHVIPRRQRQPFAAFFAEDAVLGNEETKRRLPLTQRELASALMLIQKES
- a CDS encoding Cof-type HAD-IIB family hydrolase, giving the protein MSYKIIFFDVDGTITHHEDGSISDKMKETIFKLKEQGIKVAAATGRPLSLCREIEELGIDTFVTANGGYVKHRDQVIHKVTLDPQVIRDVAAFSLAENHGLSYFTEEFSTNGVQSEEILKTLKETLAFTDYPPFYENIHEQEVYLMCLYANEEMMEKYIRAFPDLSFQRWHPFIANVLQKEVSKSLAIMKVLEFFEIEPSEMVAFGDGNNDIDMLELAGLGIAMGNGTDELKAISDFVTRKSSEDGIGYALKKFGMLE
- a CDS encoding NAD-dependent epimerase/dehydratase family protein, producing MHQKKNPIFITGCAGFIGFHLSKKLLEKGLPVLGLDTINDYYDQDLKYSRLQLLNNYSGFYFTKGSLEDQRLLESLFTQHEPRIVVHLAAQAGVRYSLLNPHAYIQSNVTGFMNILECCRKYKIDHLLYASSSSVYGNNKTIPFSVEDRTDEPVSLYAATKKANELMAYTYSHLYKVPATGLRFFTVYGPWGRPDMAYFRFAEKIVKKEPIEVYNYGNMKRDFTYVDDVTESIWRLMERRPEKSLPFSIYNIGNSQPVELKEFIRVLEDKLGIPAIKIFKPMQPGDVQETYAKVDDLEKLINYKPVTTIDEGLEKFADWFKEFYHIVPDSKNPRL
- a CDS encoding UDP-glucose dehydrogenase family protein, which encodes MNIGVIGAGYVGITTSVAFAKYGHKVFVMDQDPTKISMMKQNRLPFYEDGLENEFQQLQLNGNLLFTGDLEECIRKSDYIFIAVGTPSSPQGEADLSYVEAAARSIGGLLNDYKIIVIKSTVPVGTGDHIKKIIGSAIAEKDKKIPFDLVSNPEFLREGKALEDALHPERIVIGCEPGPCQKAMERLYKDVSSTILFTSVRDAEMIKYASNAFLAAKISFINELARLCEKTGANINEVAKGMGLDSRIGPQFLRAGIGYGGSCFPKDLKALLAMASEKKTPMDILTAVSNVNDTQAEWFLEKVTDALGPLEGKQIALLGLTFKPQTDDIREASSLRIIDFLLHKKAIITAFDPKGTENMKKIYPDILYASSPLAAVKNAEAILVVTEWNEIVEMDWEKAKVLASGSHLFDGRNALDPSAMKRAGFIYKGVGISSF
- the galU gene encoding UTP--glucose-1-phosphate uridylyltransferase GalU, whose translation is MKIRKAIIPAAGLGTRFLPATKALPKEMLPIVDKPAIQYIVEEAVLSGIEDIIIISGRSKRSIEDHFDKSYELEETLYKKNKQSLLKEVQKISQLANIHYIRQKEPKGLGDAIYCARSFVNNEPFAVLLGDDIVKSRIPCLRQLIEVFDLHHCSVAGVQQVAEEDVSKYGIIKPINRNLEQDVFNIEALVEKPKKKLAPSRLAIMGRYILTPGIFSILKDLPPGSGGEIQLTDALNILNKSETVLACGFQGQRYDIGTKAGFIRATIDFALEREDLKAEISSYLRKLALEDQSH
- a CDS encoding CotS family spore coat protein; amino-acid sequence: MHEFFVPEYINELAAEVLKSYDLSVQSITVVTTKPDKGGAIWKLETGSGPKSLKLLHRRPTRSLFSLGAQEYLVDVQDARVPPIYKTKEGHNYVEAGGKLWFAAEWIEPLAPVTKDLEGARQLCYALGEFHRLSKGYTPPPSAEIASRVLKWPKSYQKVLNKMDWLRNIAAAYKEMPASESLKNAVGHFEEQAKQGIEKLKSSAYGDLAAHGNEFWGLVHQDYGWSNGQMGSGGMWIIDLDGVAYDLPIRDLRKLITGSMADLYRWDITWVREMIKAYHEAYPISPELYDLLLIDLSMPNEFYKNLKEAVYEPELFLNEQTTQLIQTILDTDQTKWPVLEEIQNDWKGAQSL